A genomic stretch from Hypnocyclicus thermotrophus includes:
- a CDS encoding ROK family protein — MQTVGNQAYAKQRNKKLIVDILRKEGPLSRADIKKFINLSSPSISTNVERLLNDNILKTFGRASSMGGRKTIFYNVNYNYGYIIGIDLSLDYIYVGISDLKGTILDKKRIEITSKKYKTNFNNMINVLYSLLDENDISSEKILYICVSSPGVLKENGELKYVDSEDWFYESSIFKDLEKTFNKKIFVENDVNLAVFAEFKRGVGNSFSYLSYIKIDKGLGAGIIFNGEILKGKKGEAGEVGFSLLRNKNGDIISLEKELHLERIYKEISEDINDGQKTIISELVNGHLENIDIDIIAKAITLNDEYIKIKIKYFAEELGIFISNIMSILSLESIIIGGSIKKIGKYFLDEVRQFVSENLPFEVTILYSNFDDETGLIGAFEMGIDYFFNNLFKE; from the coding sequence ATGCAAACTGTAGGTAATCAAGCATATGCAAAACAAAGAAATAAAAAATTGATAGTAGATATTTTAAGAAAAGAGGGACCTTTATCAAGAGCTGATATAAAAAAATTTATTAATTTGAGTTCACCATCTATTTCTACAAATGTTGAAAGATTGTTAAATGATAATATACTTAAAACATTTGGTAGAGCAAGCTCCATGGGTGGAAGGAAAACAATTTTTTATAATGTAAATTATAATTATGGATATATTATAGGAATAGACCTTTCTTTAGATTATATTTATGTAGGAATTTCAGATTTGAAAGGAACAATTTTAGATAAAAAACGTATTGAAATAACATCTAAAAAATATAAAACAAATTTTAATAATATGATAAATGTTTTATATTCTTTATTAGATGAAAATGATATTTCTAGTGAAAAAATATTATATATATGTGTATCATCTCCTGGAGTATTAAAAGAAAATGGAGAATTAAAATATGTAGATTCTGAAGATTGGTTTTATGAAAGTTCTATATTTAAAGATTTAGAAAAAACTTTTAATAAAAAAATATTTGTAGAGAATGATGTTAATTTAGCTGTTTTTGCTGAATTTAAAAGAGGAGTAGGAAATTCTTTTTCATATTTAAGTTATATAAAAATTGATAAAGGACTTGGAGCAGGAATAATATTTAATGGAGAGATTTTAAAAGGAAAAAAAGGAGAAGCAGGAGAAGTAGGATTTTCTTTACTTAGAAATAAAAACGGAGATATAATTAGTTTAGAAAAAGAATTACATTTAGAAAGAATTTATAAGGAGATATCAGAAGATATTAATGATGGTCAAAAAACAATAATAAGTGAATTAGTAAATGGTCATTTAGAAAATATAGATATTGATATAATTGCAAAAGCTATTACATTAAATGATGAATATATTAAAATAAAAATAAAATATTTTGCTGAAGAATTAGGGATATTTATATCAAATATTATGTCAATATTAAGTTTAGAATCAATAATTATAGGAGGTTCTATAAAAAAAATAGGAAAATATTTTTTAGATGAAGTACGGCAATTTGTAAGTGAAAATTTACCATTTGAAGTAACTATTCTTTATTCAAATTTTGATGATGAAACAGGATTAATAGGAGCTTTTGAAATGGGAATCGATTATTTTTTTAATAATTTGTTTAAAGAATAA
- a CDS encoding NADH:ubiquinone reductase (Na(+)-transporting) subunit F translates to MEFIIAPLIISILTGILAAIISITDKIVNNYGEITISINNGKKEIKIDGGENLLTTLSSKEIYLPSACGGRGSCGACKCKVTSDVGEYLPTEIPYLTKEEMKENIRLGCQIKLKKDISIEIPDSLFNVKKYEAVVEKIVDVTHDIKEVLFNLGNEEINFTAGMYMQLCIPPYDKIKNETQRAYSISSKPSDKHHIELLIRLVPGGIATTWVHTYLKEGDKVKLIGPFGEFEATPTNSTMICVAGGSGMAPFKSMLYHMYENNINDREIWYFFGARTKKDLFYLEELAELQEKWPNFHFVPALSEPEGEEWKGESGLITDVLDRYLKTIINSGYKEGYLCGSPGMINACNNVMTANGIKLENIYYDKFA, encoded by the coding sequence ATGGAGTTTATTATAGCACCTCTAATTATATCAATTCTTACTGGAATATTAGCAGCTATTATTTCGATTACAGATAAAATTGTAAATAATTATGGTGAAATTACTATTTCTATAAATAATGGTAAAAAGGAAATAAAAATAGATGGAGGAGAAAATCTTTTAACAACATTATCTTCTAAAGAAATTTATCTACCTTCTGCATGTGGTGGAAGAGGAAGTTGTGGAGCCTGTAAATGTAAAGTAACAAGTGATGTAGGAGAATATTTACCAACAGAGATACCGTATCTTACAAAAGAAGAAATGAAAGAAAATATAAGATTAGGATGTCAAATAAAATTAAAAAAAGATATTTCAATAGAAATTCCGGATAGTTTATTTAATGTAAAAAAATATGAAGCTGTTGTTGAAAAAATAGTAGATGTAACACATGATATAAAAGAAGTACTATTTAATTTAGGAAATGAAGAAATAAACTTTACTGCAGGAATGTATATGCAACTATGTATACCGCCATATGATAAAATAAAAAATGAAACTCAAAGAGCATATTCGATATCATCAAAACCAAGTGATAAACATCATATTGAACTACTAATAAGACTTGTTCCTGGAGGAATTGCGACAACATGGGTACATACATACTTAAAAGAGGGAGATAAAGTGAAGTTAATAGGCCCATTTGGAGAATTTGAAGCAACACCTACAAATAGTACAATGATATGTGTAGCAGGTGGATCTGGTATGGCGCCATTTAAATCTATGCTTTATCATATGTATGAAAATAACATTAATGATAGAGAGATATGGTACTTTTTTGGAGCTAGAACTAAAAAAGACTTATTTTATTTAGAGGAATTAGCAGAATTACAAGAAAAATGGCCAAATTTTCATTTTGTACCGGCATTATCTGAACCAGAAGGTGAAGAATGGAAAGGCGAATCAGGTCTTATTACAGATGTTTTAGATAGATATTTAAAAACAATAATTAATTCAGGATATAAAGAGGGATATCTATGTGGAAGTCCAGGAATGATAAATGCTTGTAATAATGTAATGACTGCAAATGGAATAAAACTTGAAAATATTTATTATGATAAATTTGCTTAA
- a CDS encoding NADH:ubiquinone reductase (Na(+)-transporting) subunit D, translating to MSILKENLWENNPVFVQILGICSTLAVTNNLTNTFIMTVALIFVTAFSSLTVSLLKEYIPKKVRMIIQTLIIAFYVIFVDILLRAYLPNISKALGPYVGLIITNCIIMGRAEAFAQSNPPILSFWDGFTSGLGYMWVLMIIAFFREFLGFGTLFGISVAPSGFTTWTIMIMAPSAFFLLGTLIWISKTIMLKKEVK from the coding sequence ATGAGCATACTTAAAGAAAACTTATGGGAAAACAATCCTGTTTTTGTACAAATATTAGGGATTTGTAGTACACTAGCTGTTACAAATAATCTTACAAATACATTTATAATGACAGTAGCTCTTATATTTGTTACAGCATTTTCTAGTTTAACAGTATCTCTATTAAAAGAGTATATACCAAAAAAAGTAAGAATGATAATTCAAACTTTAATTATAGCATTTTATGTAATATTTGTAGATATATTGCTTCGTGCATATTTGCCAAATATAAGTAAAGCACTTGGGCCTTATGTTGGATTAATTATTACAAATTGTATTATCATGGGAAGAGCAGAAGCTTTTGCACAATCAAATCCACCGATTTTATCATTTTGGGATGGATTTACCTCAGGATTAGGTTATATGTGGGTACTTATGATAATAGCATTTTTTAGAGAGTTTTTAGGCTTTGGAACACTGTTTGGTATAAGTGTGGCACCTAGTGGATTTACAACATGGACAATTATGATAATGGCTCCGAGTGCTTTCTTTTTATTAGGTACACTTATTTGGATTAGTAAAACTATTATGCTTAAAAAGGAGGTTAAATAA
- a CDS encoding FMN-binding protein translates to MKKDNIVYTVIFSVVITFIFVFLLSLTYQATKGKVAKNEKLFEIKAFLNSAGYDLNTINNYEEFFNENFKEEKTNIWSTNKNGEKIIIYKFSGNGLWGTIYGVIAFNKNLDKIIGLEITSHSETPGLGGRIEEEWFKNQFKNQQINDKFKIVMGDGKGDFEPNDNSVDGITGATRTTESLQKIIVDAYEFVKSNR, encoded by the coding sequence ATGAAAAAAGATAATATAGTTTATACAGTGATATTTTCAGTAGTTATTACTTTTATCTTTGTATTTCTTTTGTCTCTAACATATCAAGCTACAAAAGGAAAAGTAGCAAAAAATGAAAAACTTTTTGAAATAAAAGCATTTTTAAATTCGGCAGGTTATGACTTAAACACTATAAATAATTATGAAGAGTTTTTTAATGAAAATTTTAAAGAAGAAAAAACTAATATATGGTCAACAAATAAAAACGGGGAAAAAATAATAATTTATAAATTTTCTGGTAATGGATTATGGGGAACAATTTATGGAGTTATAGCATTTAATAAAAATTTAGATAAAATAATAGGGCTAGAGATAACTTCTCATAGTGAAACTCCTGGGCTTGGAGGAAGAATTGAAGAAGAGTGGTTTAAAAATCAGTTTAAAAATCAGCAGATTAACGATAAATTTAAAATTGTAATGGGTGATGGAAAAGGTGATTTTGAACCAAATGATAATAGTGTAGATGGAATAACAGGAGCAACTCGTACTACTGAGTCACTTCAAAAAATTATTGTAGATGCATATGAATTTGTAAAATCAAATCGTTAG
- a CDS encoding shikimate kinase, with protein MKTNLALIGFMGVGKTTIGKVLAKKIDMNFFDLDYEIMKRENMKVNEIFKEKGEHYFRNLEEEIIKECETMSNTIIATGGGTILNKNNLLSLRKHANICLISTSIDNIYKRVMRRPNKRPLLICKDTYEKIKKLLNDRKDIYKNSCDFEVYNKNEDLDEITDIIKKIYIEEM; from the coding sequence ATGAAAACGAATTTAGCTTTAATTGGTTTTATGGGGGTAGGAAAAACCACAATAGGTAAAGTTTTAGCAAAGAAAATTGATATGAATTTTTTTGACTTAGACTATGAAATAATGAAAAGAGAAAATATGAAAGTCAATGAAATTTTTAAAGAAAAAGGAGAACACTATTTTAGAAATCTTGAAGAAGAAATAATAAAAGAATGTGAAACAATGAGTAATACTATAATTGCTACTGGAGGAGGTACTATTTTAAATAAAAATAATTTACTTTCATTAAGAAAACATGCTAATATTTGTCTTATCTCAACTAGTATAGATAATATCTATAAAAGAGTTATGCGAAGACCAAATAAAAGACCTTTACTAATTTGTAAAGATACATACGAAAAAATAAAAAAATTGCTAAATGATAGAAAAGATATCTATAAAAATAGTTGTGATTTTGAAGTATATAATAAAAATGAAGATCTTGATGAAATTACTGATATTATAAAAAAAATCTATATAGAAGAGATGTAG
- a CDS encoding HD-GYP domain-containing protein yields MGKVGIPDKILLKPGKLTKEEFKIMKTHTIIGANILKSFKENIKKHDIDIFDYAIEIVNFHHEKWDGTGYPKGLKANEIPLVARIVSIADVFDALTNKRVYKKAFSFEESIKMIKEMKGINFDPLIVDVFIESLAEIRDVYEKLKEV; encoded by the coding sequence ATAGGGAAAGTAGGAATTCCTGATAAGATTTTATTAAAGCCGGGAAAACTTACAAAAGAAGAATTTAAAATAATGAAAACACATACAATTATTGGTGCTAATATATTGAAAAGTTTTAAAGAAAACATAAAAAAACATGATATAGATATTTTTGATTATGCAATAGAGATAGTTAATTTCCATCATGAAAAATGGGATGGAACGGGATATCCAAAAGGGTTAAAAGCTAATGAAATTCCTTTAGTTGCAAGAATAGTTTCTATAGCAGATGTTTTTGATGCACTTACTAATAAAAGAGTTTATAAAAAAGCTTTTTCATTTGAAGAAAGTATTAAAATGATTAAAGAAATGAAAGGAATAAATTTTGATCCTTTAATAGTAGATGTTTTTATAGAATCATTAGCAGAAATAAGAGACGTTTATGAAAAATTAAAAGAAGTTTAA
- a CDS encoding NADH:ubiquinone reductase (Na(+)-transporting) subunit E has translation MSPDISPIVLFFASIFTSNILLANFLGMCSFISISKDMNSSNGLGMAVTAVLTITAAINWVVINYILIPFDLLYLRYIVFIVVIAATVQILEMLIDRLSPSLYMALGIFLPLITVNCAILGVSLFIEIRKYTFIQTLFYAFGAGLGWWLAIMLLSAIQKKIANAPVPAGLKGPGITLITIGFMAMAFIGFSGMLIVQ, from the coding sequence ATGAGTCCAGATATTAGTCCGATAGTATTATTTTTTGCTTCAATATTTACAAGCAATATTTTATTAGCCAATTTTTTAGGAATGTGTTCATTTATATCTATATCAAAAGATATGAATTCATCAAATGGTCTTGGAATGGCGGTAACTGCTGTTCTTACTATTACGGCAGCTATTAACTGGGTAGTTATTAATTATATACTTATTCCTTTTGATCTTTTGTATTTACGATATATTGTATTTATTGTAGTTATTGCAGCAACTGTGCAAATATTAGAAATGTTAATTGATAGATTATCACCGAGTCTTTATATGGCTCTTGGGATATTTTTACCGTTAATTACGGTAAATTGTGCAATATTAGGAGTATCACTTTTTATAGAAATAAGAAAATATACTTTTATTCAAACTCTTTTTTACGCTTTTGGAGCTGGACTTGGATGGTGGCTTGCTATAATGCTTCTTTCTGCAATACAAAAGAAAATAGCTAATGCACCAGTCCCAGCAGGATTAAAAGGGCCTGGAATAACATTAATTACAATAGGGTTTATGGCAATGGCATTTATTGGTTTTTCTGGAATGCTTATTGTACAATAA
- a CDS encoding RnfABCDGE type electron transport complex subunit D has product MLTKFFQKQLMMRKVLYSLIPIFIYSIYLHGLKFLISTIFIFLFGSITEYFFTKIQNKKISEAVLVSCALYALSIPPYAPIWISSIGIIFGITFAKMVFGGFGRNIFNPAIAARLFVYISFPVAFNSYTLDTAVGATPLSIFRNGYTFSKIRLFLGNYLGTFGETSTLLIILAAIYLIYTKTANWKLMFSTLLSFSILNSIFYFTNIINIDPLSSIFAGSFLFVIVFMVTDPVTAPKQKLSIWLYGTLIGLSISLIRTFSLFPEGTSFAILLGNSFAPLFDEFSKKIKERKEAKA; this is encoded by the coding sequence ATGCTAACAAAATTTTTTCAAAAACAACTTATGATGAGGAAAGTACTTTATTCTTTAATACCTATTTTTATTTATTCTATTTATTTACATGGACTCAAATTTCTAATATCAACGATTTTCATTTTTTTATTTGGTTCTATTACTGAATATTTTTTTACAAAAATACAAAATAAAAAAATATCAGAAGCAGTACTTGTAAGTTGTGCTTTATACGCATTATCGATACCACCATATGCACCTATTTGGATAAGCAGTATAGGAATAATTTTTGGTATTACTTTTGCTAAAATGGTATTTGGGGGATTTGGTAGAAATATATTTAATCCAGCAATTGCTGCAAGATTATTTGTATATATATCATTTCCAGTAGCATTTAATTCTTATACACTAGATACAGCAGTAGGAGCAACTCCACTTAGTATATTTAGAAATGGATATACATTTTCTAAAATCAGATTGTTTTTAGGAAATTATTTAGGTACTTTTGGAGAAACATCAACTTTACTTATTATTTTAGCAGCAATTTATTTGATTTACACTAAAACTGCCAATTGGAAGCTTATGTTTTCCACTTTACTTTCTTTTTCTATTTTAAACTCAATATTTTATTTTACAAATATTATAAATATAGATCCATTATCATCTATATTTGCAGGAAGTTTTTTATTTGTAATAGTATTTATGGTAACAGATCCTGTTACTGCACCTAAGCAAAAATTGTCTATATGGCTTTATGGGACATTAATAGGTTTGTCAATATCTCTTATAAGAACTTTTTCACTATTTCCAGAAGGAACAAGTTTTGCAATACTTTTAGGAAATAGTTTTGCACCTTTATTTGATGAATTTAGTAAAAAAATAAAAGAAAGAAAGGAGGCAAAAGCATGA
- a CDS encoding glycosyl hydrolase family 8, whose amino-acid sequence MKKKLFLILLFLNVLGCNNLKINNHKDLEIIKPNLKSQNELNKDIIDFYKKWEKLYIKKVQNTKQKQLYLDYGIEARKNKEALSEWFIPFNAVTTSESHGYAMVVVASMANIDKENSLKYKEKFNSLYRFFRAHPSKYSKNLMSWQEVGIGLKKENGIVIGEIEKILNTPSGADSAIDGDMDIAYSLLIADKIWGSNGEINYKLEAIKVINAIMENEINKKSYTLLLGDWVRNGASGNRKYLWITRSSDFMLDHIRAFSVIDKKYSNEWKKVLESTEEIINYNVKKFSDNTGLVADFLERDNNKFIPAIGNVLEGKNDGDYNWNACRNPWRFSVDAIYNGSTKINSSIITLNKWIRKKTKNNPENIRPGYYIRNGKTGEIIGDRESWGEDMSFTAPFLVSACIGKENQNWLNKLWEHVVDTPLDEAEYFGNALKMQALIIASGNWISIK is encoded by the coding sequence TTGAAAAAAAAATTATTTTTGATATTATTATTTTTAAATGTATTAGGATGTAATAATTTAAAGATTAATAATCACAAAGATTTAGAAATAATAAAGCCAAATTTAAAGTCACAAAATGAATTAAATAAAGATATAATTGATTTTTATAAAAAATGGGAAAAATTATATATAAAAAAAGTACAAAATACAAAACAAAAACAACTTTATTTAGACTATGGTATAGAAGCTAGAAAAAATAAAGAGGCATTGTCAGAATGGTTCATTCCTTTTAATGCAGTAACTACCTCAGAATCTCATGGATATGCCATGGTAGTGGTAGCTTCTATGGCAAATATCGATAAAGAAAATTCATTAAAATACAAAGAAAAATTTAATTCTTTATATAGATTTTTTAGAGCACATCCTAGTAAATACAGTAAAAATTTAATGAGTTGGCAAGAAGTTGGAATAGGATTAAAAAAAGAAAATGGTATAGTTATAGGGGAAATAGAAAAAATATTAAATACACCAAGTGGTGCTGATTCAGCAATTGATGGTGATATGGATATTGCTTATTCGTTATTAATAGCGGATAAAATATGGGGAAGTAATGGAGAAATTAATTATAAATTAGAAGCAATAAAAGTAATAAATGCTATAATGGAAAATGAAATAAATAAAAAATCATATACTCTTTTACTAGGTGATTGGGTAAGAAATGGTGCTAGTGGAAATAGAAAGTATTTATGGATAACACGTTCTTCAGATTTTATGTTAGATCATATTAGAGCTTTTTCAGTAATAGATAAAAAATATTCTAATGAATGGAAAAAAGTATTAGAGAGTACTGAGGAAATAATAAATTATAATGTGAAAAAATTTAGTGATAACACAGGTCTTGTAGCAGATTTTTTAGAGAGAGATAATAATAAGTTTATCCCTGCTATTGGGAATGTATTAGAAGGTAAAAATGATGGTGATTATAATTGGAATGCTTGTAGAAATCCTTGGAGATTTTCTGTAGATGCTATTTATAATGGCTCAACTAAAATAAATTCATCTATAATTACATTAAATAAATGGATTAGAAAAAAAACAAAAAACAATCCAGAAAATATAAGGCCTGGATATTATATAAGAAACGGAAAAACAGGTGAAATTATTGGAGATAGAGAGAGCTGGGGAGAAGATATGTCATTTACGGCACCATTTTTAGTAAGTGCATGTATAGGAAAAGAAAATCAAAATTGGTTAAATAAATTGTGGGAACATGTAGTGGATACGCCATTAGATGAAGCAGAATATTTTGGAAATGCCTTAAAAATGCAAGCTTTAATTATAGCATCAGGTAATTGGATTAGTATAAAATAA
- a CDS encoding 6-phosphofructokinase, producing MESVTKRFGVLTAGGDCPGLNAAMRGLAKTAMGKYNMEIVGFYEGYRGLVNNNAKLMTETDFSGILHKGGSILGSSRERPFKDPEKVKKMVETYKKWELDCLVVLGGNGTQKRGYWLSKEGCNVIGLPKTIDNDIYGNDISFGFHSALEFCTDALDRLHTTASSHKRVLIAEIMGNSAGWLALYAGLAGGADVIIIPEIPYDIKKIKKHVEKRMSSKNPFCVIAVAEGAVSIDEANLTKKELKKKRKKSGLSAGYRVSKELNAISDFESRVSVLGYLQRGGTPTGYDRVISTQFGVKGAELLAKGKYNKMVAAKGLNVVSIPLEEVAEKVQIVPVDNIAIKSAKATGISFGD from the coding sequence ATGGAATCTGTTACAAAAAGATTTGGAGTATTAACTGCTGGTGGTGATTGCCCAGGATTAAATGCAGCTATGAGAGGACTTGCTAAAACAGCAATGGGTAAATATAATATGGAAATAGTTGGATTTTACGAAGGATATAGAGGCTTGGTAAATAACAATGCGAAACTTATGACTGAAACTGATTTTTCTGGTATTCTCCACAAAGGTGGAAGTATTTTGGGATCGTCAAGAGAAAGACCTTTTAAAGATCCAGAAAAAGTTAAAAAAATGGTTGAAACATATAAAAAATGGGAATTAGACTGCCTTGTTGTTCTTGGTGGTAATGGAACTCAAAAAAGAGGATATTGGCTAAGTAAAGAAGGTTGTAATGTAATCGGACTCCCAAAAACAATTGATAATGATATTTATGGCAATGATATTTCATTTGGATTCCATTCTGCATTAGAATTTTGTACAGATGCACTTGATAGACTCCATACTACTGCTAGCTCTCATAAAAGAGTTTTAATAGCTGAAATTATGGGAAATTCTGCTGGATGGCTTGCTCTATATGCTGGACTTGCAGGAGGTGCTGATGTCATTATTATTCCTGAAATACCATATGATATAAAAAAAATAAAAAAACATGTAGAAAAAAGAATGTCTTCTAAAAATCCGTTCTGTGTAATAGCAGTAGCAGAAGGTGCTGTATCAATTGATGAAGCAAATTTAACTAAAAAAGAATTAAAGAAAAAAAGAAAAAAATCAGGTTTAAGTGCTGGATATAGGGTTTCAAAAGAACTTAATGCTATTTCAGATTTTGAGTCAAGAGTCTCTGTTCTTGGTTATCTTCAAAGAGGAGGAACTCCTACTGGATACGATAGAGTTATATCAACTCAATTTGGTGTAAAGGGCGCTGAACTTTTAGCAAAAGGAAAATATAATAAGATGGTAGCAGCAAAAGGTCTTAATGTTGTATCTATTCCTCTTGAAGAAGTAGCAGAAAAGGTACAAATAGTTCCTGTTGATAATATAGCAATAAAATCTGCAAAAGCTACTGGAATAAGTTTTGGTGATTAA
- the aroB gene encoding 3-dehydroquinate synthase, producing MEKLRVDLKEKSYDILMGENIFNEINNYINDYKKILIITNTTVGPLYLEKFLNSFKKKDNIFTFTIEDGEEYKKLDTVLPIYDFMLENNFNRKSLIISLGGGVVCDLSGYVAATFMRGIDFIQVPTTLLSQVDASIGGKVAVNYKAKNIIGSFYQPKLVLVDISVLKTLETREIKSGLGEIIKMAATFNKEFYDFIFKNYEKINNFDKDTFIKMIFHSCQTKAAVVSKDEKENGIRAALNYGHSYGHVIEKITNYKVYTHGEAVILGMNFVNKLGYELGLVEKEVVDKQIELFQKLNMSYLVPKYDFETMIKIFKKDKKNKSEKLRLVICPKLGTVKFIDLEIEKLKELYDKITDTKLRAIIDIGTNSVRLFIAELYNGYINKKYLKLMEITRLGEDVDKNGFLKDSAIERTIEVLKNYKYIIDKYKISDVKSCATSATRDSSNKNIFISRVKNEVGLNIKCISGEQEGIYCFNGILSEIKDNKKFIAIDIGGGSTEIIIGTKDNISFIKSFNFGSVRIKEKFFKNDKYKENIAKMKNFVYNMLDQTKLKYFNFDEYELVGVAGTVTTQVSVLKGLKEYDTKEIHNYLLNIKDIENNLELFMSKSIDERKKIVGLHPKRAEVIVAGTLILKILLKYFNKRVILVSENDILEGIMISK from the coding sequence ATGGAAAAACTAAGGGTGGATTTAAAAGAAAAAAGCTATGATATTTTAATGGGAGAGAATATTTTTAATGAGATAAATAATTATATAAATGATTACAAAAAAATACTTATTATCACTAATACTACTGTTGGACCTTTATATTTAGAAAAATTTTTAAATTCTTTTAAAAAAAAAGATAATATATTTACATTCACAATAGAAGATGGAGAAGAGTATAAAAAATTAGATACTGTACTTCCAATATATGATTTTATGCTCGAAAATAATTTTAATAGAAAAAGTCTTATTATATCACTAGGAGGAGGAGTTGTATGTGACTTATCCGGTTATGTAGCAGCTACTTTTATGAGAGGAATTGATTTTATACAAGTACCCACAACACTTCTTTCACAGGTAGACGCTAGTATTGGTGGTAAAGTTGCTGTAAATTACAAAGCGAAAAATATAATTGGAAGTTTTTACCAACCAAAATTAGTTTTAGTAGATATTAGTGTATTAAAAACATTAGAAACAAGAGAAATAAAAAGTGGCCTTGGAGAGATAATTAAAATGGCTGCTACTTTTAATAAAGAATTTTATGATTTCATCTTTAAAAATTATGAAAAAATAAATAATTTTGATAAAGATACTTTTATTAAAATGATATTTCATAGCTGTCAAACAAAAGCAGCGGTTGTATCAAAAGATGAGAAAGAAAATGGAATAAGAGCTGCACTTAATTATGGGCATAGTTATGGACATGTTATTGAAAAAATAACTAATTATAAAGTTTATACACACGGTGAAGCAGTAATTCTTGGTATGAATTTTGTTAATAAACTTGGATATGAATTAGGCCTTGTAGAAAAAGAAGTTGTTGATAAACAAATAGAATTATTTCAAAAATTAAACATGTCATATTTAGTACCAAAATATGATTTTGAAACAATGATAAAGATTTTTAAAAAAGATAAAAAAAATAAAAGTGAAAAACTAAGACTTGTTATATGTCCAAAACTTGGTACAGTAAAATTTATTGATTTAGAAATAGAAAAATTAAAAGAATTATATGATAAAATAACTGATACAAAACTTCGTGCTATAATCGACATAGGCACTAATAGTGTTCGATTATTTATTGCTGAACTTTATAATGGATATATTAATAAAAAGTATTTAAAACTTATGGAAATAACAAGACTTGGTGAAGATGTTGATAAAAATGGCTTTTTAAAAGATAGTGCCATAGAAAGAACTATTGAAGTTTTAAAAAATTATAAATATATAATTGATAAATACAAAATAAGTGATGTTAAATCCTGTGCAACATCTGCTACAAGAGATTCTAGTAATAAAAATATATTTATCTCAAGAGTAAAAAATGAAGTTGGCTTAAACATTAAATGTATTTCAGGCGAACAAGAGGGAATTTACTGTTTTAACGGTATTTTATCTGAAATTAAAGATAATAAAAAATTTATTGCTATTGATATAGGTGGTGGAAGTACTGAAATAATAATTGGAACTAAAGACAATATTTCTTTTATAAAAAGTTTTAACTTTGGTTCTGTACGTATAAAAGAGAAATTTTTTAAAAATGATAAATATAAAGAAAATATTGCAAAAATGAAAAATTTTGTTTATAATATGTTAGATCAAACCAAATTAAAATATTTTAATTTTGATGAATATGAGTTAGTTGGAGTAGCTGGTACAGTAACTACTCAAGTATCAGTTTTAAAGGGATTAAAAGAATATGATACAAAAGAAATACACAATTATTTATTAAATATAAAAGATATTGAAAATAATTTAGAATTATTTATGTCAAAATCAATAGATGAAAGAAAAAAAATTGTTGGACTACATCCTAAAAGAGCAGAAGTTATAGTAGCAGGTACTTTAATATTAAAAATATTATTGAAATATTTTAATAAAAGGGTTATTTTAGTATCTGAAAACGATATATTAGAGGGCATAATGATTTCAAAATAA